Proteins encoded by one window of Filimonas effusa:
- the gcvH gene encoding glycine cleavage system protein GcvH, whose amino-acid sequence MNFPGDLKYTKDHEWVKLVDGNTALVGITDFAQGELGDIVYVDITSVGKSLGAEEVFGTVEAVKTVSDLFLPIAATIEEVNPILEKQPELVNSDPYGEGWMVKLTVNNIADLDGLLSAEDYGKLVG is encoded by the coding sequence ATGAATTTTCCTGGAGATCTGAAATACACAAAAGACCATGAATGGGTGAAGCTGGTAGACGGTAATACTGCACTCGTTGGTATCACCGACTTTGCGCAGGGCGAGTTGGGCGACATTGTGTATGTTGACATTACCTCTGTTGGTAAAAGCTTAGGGGCTGAAGAAGTATTTGGAACCGTAGAAGCAGTAAAAACTGTAAGTGATCTGTTCTTACCCATAGCTGCTACCATCGAAGAAGTGAATCCCATCCTGGAAAAACAGCCCGAACTCGTAAACAGCGATCCTTACGGCGAAGGCTGGATGGTGAAGCTCACCGTTAATAATATCGCCGATCTCGACGGATTGCTTTCTGCTGAAGATTACGGCAAACTGGTAGGCTAA
- a CDS encoding RNA polymerase sigma factor: MAEFTKLEENELVMLLKRRHQSAFEYLYDNYAGALNTVILSVIPDRELANDILQEVFVKIWRQIDTYDESRGRLFTWMTNIARNASIDMVRSKGYRYQQQNRELTDSVYQSGESSTQIPIERIGLRKLVHQLKPDYKELVELSYFQGFTQEEISKMLGIPLGTVKTRLRAALIQLKQLVKS, translated from the coding sequence ATGGCGGAATTCACGAAGCTTGAAGAAAACGAATTGGTGATGCTGTTAAAGCGGCGTCACCAATCCGCTTTTGAATACCTGTACGATAACTATGCAGGTGCATTAAACACCGTTATCTTATCTGTTATTCCCGACCGGGAACTCGCTAACGACATTCTCCAGGAGGTTTTTGTAAAAATCTGGCGGCAAATAGACACCTACGACGAAAGCCGTGGCCGTTTATTTACCTGGATGACCAATATTGCCCGAAACGCTTCTATTGATATGGTACGAAGTAAAGGCTACCGGTACCAGCAACAAAACCGGGAATTAACGGACTCCGTATATCAATCGGGCGAAAGCTCAACCCAAATTCCTATAGAACGAATAGGACTTCGTAAATTAGTTCATCAGTTGAAACCGGACTATAAAGAGCTCGTCGAGTTATCCTATTTCCAGGGTTTTACACAGGAAGAGATCTCTAAAATGCTTGGTATTCCGCTGGGAACTGTAAAAACAAGGTTAAGGGCAGCTTTGATCCAATTAAAACAATTAGTTAAATCGTAG
- a CDS encoding anti-sigma factor, with the protein MDIQAYIQSGIIESYVLGLASHEETEELLRLASEHPAVQKAILAAEAAFERNAIANAITPGNDIRNNLLSALQQDFTASAPPDEDFAPRQSSLTSIKTGSSKPVVKASIWKAMAAAAIILLVVSAAINFYLYNHYRSSHDKYVALLAEKNSLQASVDITQARFQQMNESMSLMADPAMALVKMPGVAGKESNLATVYWNSQTKEVYLLQNHLPQVPAGKQYQLWAIVNGKPVDAGMVATTCTGLCKMKTIPTAQAFAITLENQGGSPVPGPDMFVLGKV; encoded by the coding sequence GTGGATATACAGGCATACATACAGAGCGGTATTATCGAAAGTTATGTCCTCGGGCTTGCCAGCCACGAGGAAACTGAAGAATTACTCCGGCTGGCCAGTGAGCACCCGGCCGTTCAAAAAGCTATCCTTGCAGCAGAAGCTGCTTTTGAAAGAAACGCCATCGCCAATGCCATTACCCCGGGTAATGACATTAGGAATAACCTGCTGTCGGCTTTGCAGCAGGATTTTACAGCCAGCGCGCCGCCAGACGAAGACTTTGCTCCAAGGCAGTCTTCTCTTACAAGCATTAAGACAGGTTCTTCCAAACCTGTAGTCAAAGCTTCCATCTGGAAAGCAATGGCTGCTGCTGCCATCATCCTGCTTGTAGTGAGCGCTGCAATTAATTTCTACCTCTATAATCATTATCGTTCATCGCACGATAAGTACGTTGCCCTGCTGGCCGAAAAAAACAGCCTGCAGGCATCTGTAGACATCACCCAGGCCCGCTTTCAGCAGATGAATGAAAGTATGAGCCTTATGGCCGATCCTGCCATGGCGCTGGTAAAAATGCCGGGAGTAGCGGGTAAGGAATCAAATCTTGCAACCGTTTACTGGAATAGCCAAACCAAAGAAGTTTACCTGCTTCAAAATCATTTGCCCCAGGTTCCCGCCGGTAAACAATACCAGCTGTGGGCAATCGTAAACGGCAAACCTGTTGATGCCGGTATGGTTGCAACAACATGTACAGGCCTCTGTAAAATGAAAACCATTCCAACGGCACAGGCTTTTGCCATTACACTTGAAAACCAGGGTGGCAGCCCTGTTCCGGGTCCCGATATGTTTGTTCTTGGTAAAGTATGA
- a CDS encoding VanZ family protein, whose product MKQLLRNFLPAILFFILSVVLLTLPGNDLPATGFFNQIPYFDKWVHIGMFAILTYLFGAALYKSFNYNRRLLLLTVAAGIIYGVAMEFVQKYWTTGRSFDITDIIADTAGCVLAYLTLRIRFRKSLSQNPV is encoded by the coding sequence GTGAAACAGTTACTCAGAAATTTTCTGCCGGCAATTTTGTTCTTCATTCTTTCTGTGGTATTGTTAACCCTGCCCGGCAATGATCTGCCTGCAACAGGATTCTTTAACCAGATACCTTATTTCGACAAATGGGTGCATATTGGCATGTTTGCCATACTTACCTACCTGTTTGGTGCAGCACTCTATAAAAGCTTCAACTATAACCGCCGTTTATTGCTATTGACTGTAGCAGCAGGCATTATCTATGGCGTTGCAATGGAGTTTGTTCAGAAATACTGGACCACCGGAAGATCGTTCGACATTACAGATATTATTGCGGATACCGCAGGCTGTGTACTGGCATACCTGACTTTACGTATACGGTTCAGAAAGTCATTATCACAGAACCCTGTATAA
- a CDS encoding tyrosine-protein phosphatase, which translates to MLFNIFKSRSQEQNIDIVQEQAFAFLGTDIHSHLIPGIDDGAKTLEDSIRFIEQLQKLGFRNIVTTPHIKWGHFQNTRETISWGLNQLNKALEAKGIDISVRAAAEYYIDDFFLQLLQEEPLLVIRENQVLVELSFYAEPFRVFDIFFKIQTAGYQPVLAHPERYAYYHDRKDVFRKLKDMGVMLQLNLLAQIGHYGRQVQAVSNWLIEEHLYDYCGTDMHHENHLLQLQNLAGSKQLRMLQQYDFLNAKVMP; encoded by the coding sequence ATGTTGTTTAATATCTTTAAGAGCAGAAGCCAGGAACAAAATATAGATATCGTACAGGAGCAAGCATTTGCCTTCCTTGGTACCGACATACATTCACACCTGATACCTGGTATTGACGATGGGGCCAAAACGCTTGAAGACAGTATCCGGTTCATAGAACAATTACAGAAACTTGGTTTCCGCAATATTGTTACTACCCCGCATATCAAATGGGGACATTTCCAGAACACAAGAGAAACGATATCCTGGGGCTTAAATCAGCTAAATAAAGCACTGGAAGCAAAGGGGATTGATATCAGCGTTCGCGCGGCAGCCGAATATTATATTGATGATTTTTTTCTCCAATTGCTCCAGGAAGAACCTTTACTCGTGATCAGGGAGAACCAGGTGCTGGTTGAACTGTCGTTCTATGCCGAGCCATTCAGGGTATTTGATATCTTCTTTAAAATACAGACAGCAGGTTATCAGCCGGTATTGGCGCATCCCGAACGTTATGCTTATTACCACGACAGAAAGGATGTTTTCCGCAAGCTGAAAGACATGGGAGTAATGTTACAACTGAACTTGCTGGCGCAGATCGGGCATTACGGAAGACAGGTGCAGGCTGTTAGTAACTGGTTGATTGAGGAACACTTATACGATTATTGCGGCACCGATATGCACCACGAAAATCATTTGCTGCAGTTACAGAACCTGGCAGGATCCAAGCAGTTAAGAATGTTGCAGCAGTACGACTTTTTGAACGCTAAAGTGATGCCGTAA
- a CDS encoding sulfite exporter TauE/SafE family protein, which yields MFLAVIIPAFMLGLVSSAHCIGMCGPLAMALPLHHLSGPRRTAGVLLYNGGRITSYLLLGILFGWLGRTVLVPGIQQWIAIIAGIVMIVISLLSVTSGKHYRLPYIQQLFKPVYQLMNYCMKQRQLPGIYLLGIANGLLPCGLVYIAATGAFMWGDSFKGLVFMAMYGLGTVPAMAGLSLLGYAISIPARNLIRKVAPCIALLAGAILLLRGLNLNVPFISSWPIPGMHHDGAACSPLK from the coding sequence ATGTTCCTGGCCGTGATCATACCTGCATTCATGCTGGGCCTGGTAAGCAGCGCCCACTGCATAGGTATGTGCGGTCCTCTTGCAATGGCGTTGCCATTGCATCATTTATCAGGCCCCCGGCGGACAGCGGGTGTGCTGTTATACAACGGAGGCAGAATAACCTCTTACCTGTTGCTGGGTATTTTGTTTGGCTGGCTGGGAAGAACTGTGCTGGTGCCAGGTATCCAGCAATGGATAGCGATCATTGCCGGCATTGTGATGATCGTTATTTCTTTATTATCTGTCACCAGCGGCAAACATTACCGGCTGCCTTATATACAGCAGCTGTTCAAGCCTGTTTATCAGCTGATGAACTATTGCATGAAACAACGGCAGCTGCCGGGTATTTACCTGCTGGGTATTGCCAACGGACTGTTACCATGTGGATTGGTGTACATAGCCGCTACAGGGGCTTTCATGTGGGGAGATAGTTTTAAAGGGCTGGTATTCATGGCAATGTATGGCCTGGGTACAGTGCCGGCTATGGCCGGATTGTCGTTGCTTGGCTATGCCATCAGTATTCCCGCACGCAACCTTATCCGTAAAGTAGCTCCTTGTATTGCCTTACTGGCAGGCGCTATACTTTTATTGCGCGGTCTTAACCTTAATGTCCCTTTCATCTCCTCCTGGCCCATTCCCGGTATGCATCATGATGGCGCGGCATGCAGTCCCTTGAAATAA
- a CDS encoding FixH family protein, which translates to MSWGNKLVLVFVAFAALIGTLVYKSMHTNFELVTKDYYKEELRFQQKIDGARNAAQLSAVTLTQDSSFVTVVMPSELKARTLTGELLFYCGSDASKDLKLPLKLDTQGNQLVQLVSKRLLAQGAYQVKLSWQADDSTYYVEKPININ; encoded by the coding sequence ATGAGCTGGGGAAACAAATTGGTACTGGTGTTCGTTGCATTCGCTGCGCTGATAGGCACACTGGTATATAAATCGATGCACACCAATTTTGAGCTGGTAACCAAGGATTACTATAAGGAAGAATTGCGCTTCCAGCAGAAGATTGATGGCGCCCGTAATGCAGCGCAGCTAAGCGCTGTAACATTAACGCAGGATAGCAGCTTTGTAACGGTTGTGATGCCTTCAGAACTGAAAGCCAGAACACTTACAGGCGAGTTATTGTTTTATTGCGGCAGCGATGCTTCAAAGGATCTGAAATTGCCTTTAAAGCTCGATACGCAGGGCAACCAGTTGGTGCAGCTGGTGAGCAAGCGATTGCTGGCACAGGGCGCCTACCAGGTTAAATTAAGCTGGCAGGCCGATGATAGTACCTACTATGTGGAGAAACCAATAAACATAAATTAA
- the ccoG gene encoding cytochrome c oxidase accessory protein CcoG — translation MSAADVSGKGREKEDFRDRIATVDKSGRRKWIYAVQPAGKLYNYRAALSYIYFLVFFGLPFIHIDGRPLFLFNIPDAQFILFGKVFWPQDFFIFGVGMITFIFFIILFTAAFGRLFCGWICPQTIFMELLFRRLEYWIVGSAAYQKQLQKQPWHTKKILKIGGKHVAFFLLSFLIANCFLAYIIGIRELEKIMTEPVTEHMGGFFAILIFSGIFYAVYAFFREQVCTAVCPYGRLQGVLLDKNSVVVAYDYKRGEPRGNFKKNENLGDCIDCFQCVTVCPTGIDIRNGVQMECVGCTACIDACNKIMNKINKPEGLIRYASENTILNNEPLRYTTRMKLYTLLCALMVGVLAVLLYTRKDVGATVIRTPGILFQERGKDSISNLYTVKLINKTVKDIPLSIRLKDIEGAVNIIGKPIVAPKEGQSTGTFFVVLPRKVIQEHKTTIHLSLYEGDKEVVTVSSSFAGPVAADED, via the coding sequence ATGAGTGCAGCAGATGTTTCAGGGAAAGGCAGGGAGAAGGAAGACTTCAGAGATCGTATAGCCACAGTCGACAAAAGCGGGAGGCGGAAGTGGATCTATGCGGTTCAACCTGCCGGTAAACTTTATAACTATCGTGCTGCACTCAGTTATATTTACTTTCTGGTGTTTTTTGGCCTGCCTTTTATTCATATAGATGGCAGACCCTTATTCCTCTTCAATATTCCCGATGCCCAGTTTATCCTGTTCGGGAAGGTGTTCTGGCCCCAGGACTTCTTTATATTCGGGGTAGGGATGATAACGTTCATCTTTTTCATCATCCTCTTTACAGCAGCTTTCGGCCGTTTGTTTTGCGGCTGGATATGTCCGCAAACGATTTTTATGGAGCTGTTGTTCAGAAGACTGGAATATTGGATTGTAGGTTCTGCTGCTTATCAGAAGCAGTTACAGAAACAACCCTGGCATACAAAGAAGATCCTGAAGATCGGTGGTAAACATGTTGCATTCTTCCTGTTATCGTTTCTGATAGCCAACTGTTTTCTTGCTTATATTATAGGCATCAGGGAGCTGGAGAAGATCATGACCGAGCCTGTCACAGAACACATGGGAGGTTTCTTCGCGATATTGATCTTCAGTGGTATTTTCTATGCTGTTTATGCTTTCTTCAGGGAGCAGGTTTGTACAGCAGTTTGCCCCTACGGCAGGCTGCAGGGGGTGCTCCTCGACAAGAACTCGGTAGTAGTAGCCTACGATTACAAAAGAGGCGAACCCCGCGGTAATTTCAAGAAAAATGAAAACCTCGGCGATTGTATCGACTGTTTTCAGTGCGTTACTGTTTGTCCTACCGGCATAGACATCCGCAATGGCGTTCAAATGGAGTGTGTGGGTTGTACGGCATGTATCGACGCCTGCAACAAGATCATGAACAAGATCAATAAGCCGGAAGGGCTTATCCGTTACGCTTCGGAGAACACGATCCTTAACAACGAACCGTTACGCTACACTACACGTATGAAATTGTACACCCTTTTGTGTGCATTGATGGTGGGGGTGCTTGCGGTATTACTGTATACCAGGAAAGATGTTGGCGCTACCGTTATCAGAACGCCCGGTATACTATTCCAGGAAAGAGGAAAGGATAGTATTTCCAACCTGTATACGGTAAAACTTATCAATAAAACAGTGAAGGATATACCGTTGAGCATACGGTTGAAGGATATTGAAGGCGCTGTTAATATTATTGGTAAGCCTATAGTAGCTCCCAAAGAAGGGCAAAGCACCGGAACCTTCTTTGTAGTATTGCCCCGCAAGGTGATACAGGAGCATAAAACAACAATTCACCTGTCGCTTTACGAAGGGGATAAGGAAGTGGTAACCGTAAGTTCGTCATTTGCCGGCCCGGTTGCGGCAGATGAGGATTAG
- a CDS encoding cbb3-type cytochrome c oxidase N-terminal domain-containing protein, which yields MLKKYRIPAVLLLMMAMPFAGIAAGPPAKSELSNPLAITLLVVIVGLLLAIGGLAYVVISAAQFYYQRVKEVKKAQGENPLAKVVTVLACVMMLATAANAQEAADAAAAAAEPVSTTISGLSKVSFYALLSVIGLELLVLFILLYNLKVLLAREKRLTVAEAGEQAAAAEVPKKERLKNLWMKLNSFRSLHEESDIELDHNYDGIRELDNKLPPWWLYLFYVCIIFAVIYLWRYHVSHSAPLSKEEFEQEMVKAEAEKQAYLAKAANNVDENTVTLLTDGAALESGKKIFTSNCAACHSADGGGGVGPNLTDNYWLHGGDVKDVFKTIKYGVPEKGMKSWKDDFSPVQLAQLASFVKSLHGTKPATPKEPQGELYDEKGGQQAQPKDSTAVSLK from the coding sequence ATGTTAAAGAAATACAGAATCCCTGCAGTCTTGCTTTTAATGATGGCCATGCCTTTTGCGGGTATTGCTGCAGGACCTCCTGCTAAAAGCGAACTTTCAAATCCCCTTGCCATCACTTTATTGGTGGTGATCGTAGGGCTGTTGCTGGCGATAGGCGGACTGGCCTATGTAGTGATCAGTGCTGCGCAGTTTTATTATCAGCGGGTAAAAGAAGTGAAGAAGGCCCAGGGCGAAAATCCGCTTGCAAAAGTGGTAACAGTGCTGGCCTGCGTGATGATGCTGGCAACGGCAGCCAATGCACAGGAAGCTGCTGATGCGGCTGCCGCAGCTGCTGAACCGGTATCCACTACCATCAGCGGATTATCGAAGGTTTCGTTTTATGCGTTGCTTTCTGTGATAGGCCTTGAACTGCTGGTATTGTTCATCCTGCTCTATAACCTGAAGGTGCTGCTGGCCAGGGAAAAACGTTTAACAGTTGCCGAAGCCGGAGAGCAGGCTGCTGCCGCAGAGGTTCCGAAGAAAGAACGGCTTAAAAATCTCTGGATGAAGCTTAATAGCTTCAGGTCATTGCATGAAGAGTCTGATATTGAACTCGACCATAACTATGATGGTATCAGGGAGCTGGATAATAAGCTTCCACCATGGTGGCTATACCTTTTCTATGTGTGTATCATCTTCGCTGTCATTTATCTATGGCGTTACCACGTATCGCACAGCGCTCCTTTAAGTAAAGAAGAGTTTGAGCAGGAAATGGTGAAGGCTGAAGCTGAGAAGCAGGCCTACCTGGCGAAAGCAGCCAATAATGTGGACGAGAATACAGTAACATTACTTACGGATGGCGCGGCTCTCGAAAGCGGTAAAAAGATCTTTACCTCTAACTGTGCCGCTTGTCACTCTGCCGATGGCGGCGGCGGTGTAGGTCCTAATCTTACCGATAACTATTGGCTACATGGTGGTGATGTAAAGGATGTATTTAAAACAATCAAATACGGCGTACCCGAAAAAGGTATGAAGAGCTGGAAAGATGACTTTTCGCCCGTTCAGCTGGCGCAACTGGCAAGCTTTGTAAAGTCGCTGCATGGCACAAAACCTGCAACGCCTAAAGAACCCCAGGGCGAGCTTTATGATGAGAAAGGCGGGCAGCAGGCGCAGCCCAAAGACAGTACGGCGGTTTCTTTAAAATAG
- a CDS encoding CcoQ/FixQ family Cbb3-type cytochrome c oxidase assembly chaperone: MKFINYLEKITGVDIFALSSFFIFFSFFVIMAVWAFKADKKLIDRINRIPLDN; encoded by the coding sequence ATGAAATTTATAAACTATCTCGAAAAGATCACGGGAGTTGACATATTTGCCCTCAGTTCGTTCTTTATCTTTTTTTCCTTCTTTGTTATAATGGCGGTATGGGCATTTAAAGCAGACAAGAAGCTGATCGATCGTATTAACAGAATTCCCCTTGACAATTAA
- the ccoN gene encoding cytochrome-c oxidase, cbb3-type subunit I: MQVEQFSYDNKIVKLFAYATVLWGVVGMLAGLLAAIQIYLPAANFNTAITTFGRVRPVHTNAVIFAFVGNGIFMGVYYSLQRLCKARMFSDLLSKIHFWGWQLIIVAAAVTLLAGYTTGKEYAELEWPIDIAITLVWVVFGINMFGTIIKRRESHLYVAIWFYIATWVTVAMLHIVNSFEIPYSALRSYSWYAGVQDALVQWWYGHNAVAFFLTTPYLGLMYYFLPKAANRPVYSYRLSIIHFWALIFIYIWAGPHHLLYTALPDWAQSLGVVFSVMLIAPSWGGMLNGLFTLRGAWDKVREEPVLKFMVVAITCYGMATFEGPMLSLKSVNAISHFTDWTIAHVHVGALGWNGFLTFGVLYWIIPRIFRTPLYSKKLANNHFWIGTLGIVLYVVPLYWAGFEQSIAWKTFTPEGQLKYQFLETVTNILPMYIMRSVGGLLYLTGVFFMCYNLFKTIKAGNLLENEPAEAAPLPKVIEAHGKEHWHRWIEKRPIQMLVFSLIAVAIGGALEMVPTFLIKNNVPTIASVKPYTPLELQGRDIYIREGCYTCHSQMVRPFRDEVARYHGEYSKAGEFVYDHPFQWGSKRTGPDLARIGGKYPDSWHYNHMMDPRIMSPGSIMPSYPWLLTRSLDTTSTPAKIRAMQTLGVPYSEGYDKVANADLYAQAKAIKDNLKKDKISVKTNAEIIALIAYLQRIGTDIKLKSTDENAVSRN; encoded by the coding sequence ATGCAAGTAGAACAATTCTCGTATGACAACAAGATTGTCAAATTGTTCGCGTATGCCACTGTTTTATGGGGCGTCGTGGGCATGTTGGCAGGCTTGCTTGCTGCCATCCAAATTTATTTGCCGGCAGCCAACTTTAATACGGCGATTACAACGTTTGGCCGCGTGCGACCCGTGCATACCAATGCAGTGATTTTTGCATTTGTGGGCAATGGTATTTTCATGGGAGTGTATTATTCCCTTCAACGATTGTGTAAAGCCAGGATGTTCAGTGACCTGCTGAGCAAAATTCATTTCTGGGGCTGGCAGCTGATTATTGTTGCTGCTGCAGTGACCCTGCTTGCCGGTTATACTACCGGTAAAGAATATGCAGAGCTTGAATGGCCTATTGATATCGCCATTACCTTGGTTTGGGTGGTGTTCGGTATCAATATGTTCGGCACTATCATCAAACGCCGCGAAAGCCATCTCTATGTAGCTATCTGGTTCTACATCGCTACCTGGGTTACAGTAGCAATGCTGCATATTGTGAACTCCTTCGAAATTCCTTACTCCGCATTAAGAAGCTATAGCTGGTATGCAGGTGTACAGGATGCATTGGTGCAGTGGTGGTACGGACATAATGCCGTGGCATTCTTCCTTACAACACCTTACCTGGGCCTTATGTATTATTTCCTGCCTAAGGCAGCGAACAGGCCGGTATACAGCTACCGCTTATCTATCATCCACTTCTGGGCCCTCATCTTTATATACATATGGGCAGGCCCTCACCACTTATTATACACAGCATTGCCCGATTGGGCACAAAGCCTTGGCGTTGTGTTCAGCGTAATGCTCATTGCACCCAGCTGGGGTGGTATGTTAAATGGCTTGTTCACACTTCGTGGCGCCTGGGATAAGGTGAGAGAAGAACCTGTTCTCAAATTCATGGTAGTAGCAATCACCTGTTATGGTATGGCTACTTTTGAAGGCCCCATGCTAAGTCTGAAGTCGGTAAATGCTATTTCACACTTTACCGACTGGACCATTGCACACGTACACGTTGGGGCACTGGGCTGGAACGGTTTTCTCACCTTTGGTGTATTATACTGGATCATTCCACGCATCTTCAGAACGCCGCTCTATTCCAAAAAACTGGCTAACAATCACTTCTGGATAGGTACACTTGGTATCGTGCTTTATGTGGTTCCCCTGTACTGGGCTGGTTTCGAACAGAGCATTGCCTGGAAAACCTTTACTCCCGAAGGGCAATTGAAGTACCAGTTCCTTGAAACTGTAACGAACATTCTGCCCATGTATATCATGAGGAGTGTTGGTGGCTTGTTATACCTGACCGGTGTATTCTTCATGTGTTATAACCTGTTTAAAACTATCAAAGCAGGTAACCTGTTGGAAAACGAACCTGCCGAAGCAGCGCCGCTTCCTAAAGTAATAGAAGCACATGGTAAAGAACACTGGCACCGCTGGATTGAAAAACGTCCCATCCAGATGCTGGTATTTAGCCTGATAGCTGTTGCCATAGGCGGTGCCCTGGAAATGGTTCCTACTTTCCTCATTAAAAACAACGTACCAACAATAGCGTCTGTAAAGCCATATACACCGCTTGAGCTGCAAGGTCGTGATATCTACATCCGTGAAGGCTGTTATACCTGTCACTCGCAAATGGTTCGTCCGTTCCGCGATGAGGTAGCCCGCTACCACGGCGAGTATAGCAAAGCAGGTGAATTTGTTTATGATCACCCGTTCCAGTGGGGTAGTAAACGTACAGGTCCGGATCTGGCGCGCATAGGCGGAAAGTATCCCGACAGCTGGCACTACAACCACATGATGGATCCACGGATCATGTCGCCCGGATCTATTATGCCCAGCTACCCATGGCTACTGACCAGGTCGCTCGATACAACGTCTACACCTGCCAAGATCAGGGCCATGCAAACGCTTGGTGTCCCTTATTCCGAAGGATACGACAAGGTGGCGAACGCCGATCTGTATGCACAGGCTAAAGCAATTAAAGACAACCTGAAAAAGGACAAGATCTCGGTTAAAACCAATGCCGAAATTATTGCCCTGATCGCTTACCTGCAACGCATAGGCACTGATATTAAATTAAAATCTACTGACGAAAATGCGGTTAGCCGTAATTAA
- the ccoS gene encoding cbb3-type cytochrome oxidase assembly protein CcoS, whose amino-acid sequence MNVIVLLLIASISVAALFLAGFIWSVKSGQYKDEISPPTRILFDGDEMIDDSTKKSKD is encoded by the coding sequence ATGAATGTAATTGTCCTTTTACTGATAGCCAGTATTTCGGTTGCCGCCTTATTTCTCGCAGGCTTCATTTGGAGCGTGAAAAGCGGGCAATATAAAGATGAGATCAGCCCTCCAACCAGGATCTTGTTCGATGGGGACGAGATGATAGATGACAGTACCAAAAAAAGTAAAGATTAA